The Coffea arabica cultivar ET-39 chromosome 4e, Coffea Arabica ET-39 HiFi, whole genome shotgun sequence genome includes a window with the following:
- the LOC113742639 gene encoding uncharacterized protein, with translation MTSSKRSDDAPPSPRIPQSYYQQLPSDPHQQPQQPQYIVLLPRYYNNRSPRLHLSRTWRRCLICLLTLVLLGLAVFLLWPSDPEVSIVRLRLDHLRIHLFPKASLDITLDVTVKIRNRDFFSIDYKSLIVAIGYRGKQLGYATSDHGHIKARGSSYVNATVHLSGVNILSDMLMLIEDLATGEITFDTDTKIGGQLGLAFFEIPLQGKVSCEVNVNIHNQTIEHQNCYPE, from the exons ATGACTTCCTCAAAACGCTCCGACGACGCTCCTCCGTCGCCCCGCATTCCACAATCTTACTACCAACAACTCCCGTCGGACCCCCACCAGCAACCCCAACAACCTCAATACATCGTTCTTTTACCCCGTTACTACAACAACCGCAGCCCTCGGTTACACCTCAGCCGCACTTGGCGACGCTGTTTGATCTGCCTACTCACTCTCGTCCTCCTCGGTCTAGCCGTCTTCCTCCTGTGGCCATCCGACCCGGAGGTCTCCATCGTCCGTCTCCGCCTCGATCACTTACGCATCCACCTATTTCCCAAAGCCTCCCTCGACATAACCCTAGACGTCACTGTCAAGATTCGGAACAGAGATTTTTTCTCCATTGACTATAAATCCCTTATTGTTGCGATCGGGTACCGCGGGAAGCAGCTAGGCTACGCCACCTCGGATCACGGCCATATTAAAGCTAGAGGTTCGTCGTATGTTAATGCTACGGTTCACCTGAGCGGCGTCAACATTTTGTCGGATATGCTTATGTTAATTGAGGACTTAGCTACGGGAGAGATAACGTTCGATACGGATACGAAAATTggtggccagctcggcctcgccTTCTTTGAGATTCCTCTCCAG GGGAAAGTGTCATGTGAGGTTAATGTAAATATCCACAATCAGACAATCGAGCACCAAAACTGTTACCCTGAG TGA